The Oscillospiraceae bacterium genome contains the following window.
GAGCGCACCAAGCGTGCCCTCTTTGTGATCCTGTTCGGTGCGATGAAAAAGTATGCCATTGCCAACCTGACTGCGCCTACGATTGCCGCGATCCTTGACCGGAACGATCCCACCCTCGCCGGGTCGATGGCACTGCTGGCGATCCTGCTCTATTCGCTGCAGCAGTATGCGGATTTTTCCGGCGGCATCGACATGGTGCTGGGTGTCGCGCAACTGTTCGACATTGAGATGATGCCCAACTTCCGCCAGCCGTATTTTTCCACCTCGCTGGGAGATTTCTGGCGGCGCTGGCATATCTCCCTCGGCGCATGGATGCGTGATTATCTGTTCTACCCGTTCGCGCTGACCAAGCCGATGCAGCGATTCGGCAAATGGGCCACCGGGCACTGGGGCAAGCACTTCGGCCGTGTTTTGCCGGCTGCAGTTGCCAACCTGCTGGTGTTCGCCGTAGTCGGCATCTGGCACGGTCCGCAGGCACATTATCTTGTATGGGGCCTGTATAACGGTATGGTCATCGCCCTTGCCGATCTGCTCGAGCCTGCCTTCAAAAAAATGAACACCGCCCTGCATATCCCCACCGAGAGCCGTACATGGCATATCTTCCGCATCCTGCGGACCTTCGTCATCGTTAATATCGGCTGGTATTTTGATCGGCTGGGGCTTTCCCTCGGAGCCGCTTATCTGCGCAACACCTTTGTGAGCTTCCGCCCCGAGGCGCTGACTGCTGAGGCTCCCGCCGCCTTTGCCGCTGTCACGGGGCCGGCGTGGGGCATCGTTGCCATCAGCACTGTGCTGGTCTTTGTTCACAGCCTGATTGCAGAGCTGGGCCGCGAGCCGTATACAGAGGTTCAGCGGCTGCCGCTTGCCCTGCGCTGGGGTCTTTACTACCTTGTAATGTTTCTGGTCACCCTCAGCTTCATCTGCGTGACCGAGACCTCCGGTTTCCTTTACGCAAACTTCTAAGAAAAGAGATTTTATATGCAGACCAATATTCTGGATTGGCTTGAAGCTACCGCAGCCCATACTCCGGAGGGCGCCGCTGTCGGCGATGCGCAGCAGGACTACACCTGGGCGCAGCTGGCAGAAAACGCCCGCCGCGCCGGCAGCTTTCTGGCCGGTCATACCGCGCCGCGCTGCCCGGTCGCGTTCTATCTGGAAAAATCCGCGCCGGTTTTCGCCGCAATGCTCGGCACTGTCTATGCGGGCTGCTGCTATTCCGTGCTGGACACCCGCCAGCCTGCCGCTCGCACACAGCAGGTGCTGAGCACACTGCAGCCGTGCCTGCTCATCACTGACCGCGACCATGCGGACGCCGCCGCGGCGCTCGGCTGTTCCTGCAGCGTTTACCTGCTGGAGGATCTGCTCACAGCAGCGGTACAGCCTTCGCTGCTGGCTGCACGCCGTGCGCAGGCTGTGGATGTAGACCCGCTGTACATCAACTTTACAAGCGGCAGCACCGGCGTTCCCAAGGGGGTCACGGTCAGCCACCGCTCGGTGCTGGACTTTATCCCGCAGTTTGCCGCCATCTTTGGCATAAAAGCGCAGGATATTCTCGGCAATCAGGCTCCGTTTGACTTTGATGTTTCAGTCAAGGATCTCTACACCGCCTTATACACCGGTGCCAAGGTGCAGATCATCCCGCGTGCCTATTTCAGCCAGCCCACCAAGCTGATGGACTATCTGGCAGATCATGCGGTCACAACGCTGGTCTGGGCTGTCAGCGCGATGTGTTTTGTCTCGATCATGAACGGTTTCGGCTACCGCGTGCCTACCGCAATACGGCAGGTGTTGTTCAGCGGCGAGGTCATGCCCATAAAGCATCTCAACAAATGGAAGGCCGCCCTGCCGCAGGCCCGTTTCGTAAACCTCTACGGCCCTACTGAGATCACCTGCAACTGCACCTACTACATCCTGCCGGACCGTGTCTTTGCCCCGGAGGAGGTGCTTCCCATCGGACACGCCTTCCCCAATGAAAAGGTGTTTCTATTGGACGAAAATGACCGCCTTGTCACCGAACCCGGCCAGGCAGGGGAGTTGTGTGTCTCCGGCACGGCGCTGGCGCTTGGCTACTACGCCGACCCGGCCCGCACGGCGCAAGCCTTCACCCAAAATCCGTTGAACACCCGCTGGTATGAGCGCATCTATCGCACAGGCGACCTTGCACGCTGCGATGCGGCGGGGGAGTTCTATTACATAGGCCGCAAGGATTTTCAGATCAAGCACATGGGGCATCGCGTAGAGCTGGGCGAGATCGAGGCCGCAGCCATGCGCTGCGATGCTGTGACGCGCGCCTGCTGCATCTTTGATGCAGAGAAGCAACGGCTGCACCTGTTCTATACCGGCAGCTGCGAAAAAGCGGCCCTGCTGGCCGCGCTCAAAGCAGCCCTGCCGCCCTTTATGCAGCCGAACACGGCCCTGCAGCTGGACGAGCTGCCGATGAACAAAAACGGCAAGATCGACCGCACGGCACTGGCCGCACTGACCAAAAAAGGAGCCCGAAAATGACAGATGCCATTTTGCAGCAGCTTGCGGCCGCCTACGGCACGCCGACCTTTGTCTTTGATGCAGATGCCCTGCAGGCGCGTGTGCGCGCTATACAGGAGGTATTCGGCCCGGACATTAAGCTCTGCTATTCCATCAAGGCCAATCCGTTTTTGCTGCCCGCCATGTCCGCCGTCACTGCGCGGCTGGAGGTATGCAGCCCCGGCGAGCTGTCCGTATGTGAGAGCCTGCAGGCAGCGGATGCGCGTGTCATCTATTCCGGCGTCAACAAAACACCTGCCGACATTGCCCGTGCCGTCGCAGACGGTGCCGGAAACTACACCGCAGAATCCCTTTTGCAGGTCCGCTATCTGCAGGAGGCTGCCCGCGCGGCGGGCCGTCGTCTGCCTGTGCTGCTGCGGCTGAACGCCGGCAGTCAGTTCGGCATGTCGAAGCAGGATCTTTTTTCCGCCTTAAAAAACCGCGCAGAAACACCGGATCTTGACTTTATCGGCATTCACTATTTTGTCGGCACCCAGCGCAAAAAGCTGACCTCCCAGCAAAAAGAGCTGACCATGCTGCAGGCGCTTTATGATGAGATCGAGCAGACCTTCGGCCTGCGCCTGCCGGAGCTGGAATATGGCCCCGGCCTGCCTGTGCCGTACTTTGACGGCGATGACTTCACCGACACCCTTGCCCCTGCCAGAGCCCTCGCCCCTGCACTGCAGGAGGCTGCAGGGTGGGCGCACCTGACTGTTGAGATGGGCCGCTTTTACACCGCCGAATGCGGCTTTTACCTGACAACCGCCATGGACTGCAAGGATCATGACGGCCAGCATTACTGCATAGTGGACGGCGGCATGAACCACCTGAACTATCTGGGACAGATCATGGGAATGAAGCGCCCGCACCTGCGCCATTTTGCCGCGCAGCAGGGGACGCAGCAGGACTGGACACTCTGCGGCAGCCTGTGTACGACCAACGATGTTCTGGTGCGCAGCATCTCCCTGACCGGGCTGCAGCCCGGCGACCTGCTCGTCTTTGAAAATGCCGGCGCTTACTCTGTCACAGAGGGACTGGGGCTTTTCCTCAGCCGCGACCTGCCGCAGATCGTACTGTGGCAAAACGGCGCGCCGCAGCTTGTCCGCGCCCTCACACCAACTCACCCCCTCAACACCCCGTTGGGGGATATGTAAACCAAAAAGGAGCATTATTATGGAACAATTACTGGAAATCCTGAGCGAGATCAAGGAGGATGTAGATTTCACGACCTGCACCACGCTGATCGATGACGGCATTCTCGATTCCTTCGACATCCTGCAAATCATCTCCGCACTGAATGAAGCGTATGACATCTCTATCCCCGCCTCTGAGATCATGCCGCAGAACTTCAACAGTGCTGAGTCCCTTTACAAGATGGTGGAGCGCCTGCAGGAAGATTGACGGAAAACGCTTGCATTTATCCGGGACTTATTGTATAATACTAAAAGCGGACAGGGCTGAATTGCGCTGTTTCGCGTACAGATGCAGGTCCCGCGCGTGGGCAGCCTGTGAACCATGTCAGGCGGGGAACCGAGCAGCATTAAGCGGTGCTTGCACAGTGCCGCGGTCAAGCCTGCATCTGTACGCAAAGCAGCGCAGCCGCGTGCTCTGCCCGCTTTATTTGTATCTTAACGGGAGGTGGGCAGATGTACCGCGCCTTATACCGCAAATGGCGCCCCCAGCGCTTTGCAGATGTTGTCGGCCAGACAGCCATCGTCACAGCCCTGCAAAACCAGATCGCAGCGGGCCGCATCGGCCATGCGTATCTGTTCACCGGCACCCGCGGCACCGGCAAAACGACCTGCGCCAAGATCTTCGCCAAGGCGGTCAACTGTCTGGATACCTCCAGCCCT
Protein-coding sequences here:
- a CDS encoding MBOAT family protein — translated: MEIYSFAFVLLVTVGLVLYYTVLRRCQWLCLLAISLVFFAASGWQGIFFLFFTALTVWGGGLWLARLDADCAARRKAPGITKDEKKAVKAKTQRRKKGVVALVLVTNFLVLGYFKYWSYFVRLLAGAVAATAPSALGLVMPLGISFYTFQAIGYLIDCFRGRHPAEKNPARFLLFISFFPQLIQGPINRYGAMEPQLTAAHSWEWERTKRALFVILFGAMKKYAIANLTAPTIAAILDRNDPTLAGSMALLAILLYSLQQYADFSGGIDMVLGVAQLFDIEMMPNFRQPYFSTSLGDFWRRWHISLGAWMRDYLFYPFALTKPMQRFGKWATGHWGKHFGRVLPAAVANLLVFAVVGIWHGPQAHYLVWGLYNGMVIALADLLEPAFKKMNTALHIPTESRTWHIFRILRTFVIVNIGWYFDRLGLSLGAAYLRNTFVSFRPEALTAEAPAAFAAVTGPAWGIVAISTVLVFVHSLIAELGREPYTEVQRLPLALRWGLYYLVMFLVTLSFICVTETSGFLYANF
- a CDS encoding amino acid adenylation domain-containing protein, with product MQTNILDWLEATAAHTPEGAAVGDAQQDYTWAQLAENARRAGSFLAGHTAPRCPVAFYLEKSAPVFAAMLGTVYAGCCYSVLDTRQPAARTQQVLSTLQPCLLITDRDHADAAAALGCSCSVYLLEDLLTAAVQPSLLAARRAQAVDVDPLYINFTSGSTGVPKGVTVSHRSVLDFIPQFAAIFGIKAQDILGNQAPFDFDVSVKDLYTALYTGAKVQIIPRAYFSQPTKLMDYLADHAVTTLVWAVSAMCFVSIMNGFGYRVPTAIRQVLFSGEVMPIKHLNKWKAALPQARFVNLYGPTEITCNCTYYILPDRVFAPEEVLPIGHAFPNEKVFLLDENDRLVTEPGQAGELCVSGTALALGYYADPARTAQAFTQNPLNTRWYERIYRTGDLARCDAAGEFYYIGRKDFQIKHMGHRVELGEIEAAAMRCDAVTRACCIFDAEKQRLHLFYTGSCEKAALLAALKAALPPFMQPNTALQLDELPMNKNGKIDRTALAALTKKGARK
- a CDS encoding alanine racemase gives rise to the protein MTDAILQQLAAAYGTPTFVFDADALQARVRAIQEVFGPDIKLCYSIKANPFLLPAMSAVTARLEVCSPGELSVCESLQAADARVIYSGVNKTPADIARAVADGAGNYTAESLLQVRYLQEAARAAGRRLPVLLRLNAGSQFGMSKQDLFSALKNRAETPDLDFIGIHYFVGTQRKKLTSQQKELTMLQALYDEIEQTFGLRLPELEYGPGLPVPYFDGDDFTDTLAPARALAPALQEAAGWAHLTVEMGRFYTAECGFYLTTAMDCKDHDGQHYCIVDGGMNHLNYLGQIMGMKRPHLRHFAAQQGTQQDWTLCGSLCTTNDVLVRSISLTGLQPGDLLVFENAGAYSVTEGLGLFLSRDLPQIVLWQNGAPQLVRALTPTHPLNTPLGDM
- a CDS encoding acyl carrier protein gives rise to the protein MEQLLEILSEIKEDVDFTTCTTLIDDGILDSFDILQIISALNEAYDISIPASEIMPQNFNSAESLYKMVERLQED